The Persephonella sp. IF05-L8 genome contains a region encoding:
- the recA gene encoding recombinase RecA, whose translation MEETINQKELEAKRKALESALAQIEKRFGKGSVMTLSDEAVKSVEAIPSGSLTLDLATGIGGIPRGRVTEIYGPESSGKTTLTLHLIAEAQKRGGKAVFIDAEHAFDPKYAKAIGVNIEDLIVSQPDYGEQALEIAETLIRSGAVDVVIIDSVAALVPKAELEGDIEDSNVGLHARLMSKAMRVLKGAVNKSNTALVLINQIREKVGVMFGNPETTTGGRAIKFFADMRLEVRKKDIKDAGEKVGSRVKVKVVKNKLAPPFKEAEFDVIYGEGISKEGEILDLGEELGIIKKSGAWYSYGDMKIGQGREKAREFLKENPEIREEIEQKIREAITGGT comes from the coding sequence ATGGAAGAAACCATTAATCAAAAAGAGTTAGAAGCAAAAAGAAAGGCGCTTGAGAGTGCCCTTGCCCAGATAGAAAAAAGATTTGGCAAAGGGTCTGTAATGACCCTCAGCGATGAAGCAGTAAAATCTGTAGAGGCAATTCCATCAGGTTCTTTAACCCTTGACCTTGCCACAGGAATTGGAGGAATACCAAGGGGAAGAGTTACAGAAATATATGGACCTGAATCCTCAGGAAAAACAACACTTACCCTGCACCTCATAGCAGAAGCCCAAAAAAGAGGGGGCAAAGCTGTTTTCATAGATGCAGAACACGCATTTGACCCTAAATATGCAAAGGCAATCGGAGTTAATATAGAAGACCTGATAGTTTCCCAACCTGACTACGGTGAACAGGCACTTGAGATTGCGGAAACACTCATCAGAAGCGGTGCTGTAGATGTTGTAATTATTGACTCTGTTGCAGCACTGGTTCCAAAGGCAGAATTAGAAGGGGATATTGAAGACTCAAATGTGGGACTACATGCAAGGCTTATGTCTAAAGCAATGAGAGTTTTAAAAGGAGCAGTAAACAAATCAAATACAGCTTTAGTCCTTATAAACCAGATAAGAGAAAAAGTTGGTGTAATGTTTGGAAACCCTGAAACAACAACAGGTGGAAGGGCTATCAAATTTTTTGCAGATATGAGGCTGGAAGTCAGAAAAAAAGACATAAAAGATGCCGGTGAAAAAGTAGGAAGCAGGGTAAAAGTAAAAGTTGTTAAAAATAAACTGGCACCTCCATTTAAAGAGGCAGAATTTGATGTTATTTACGGAGAGGGTATTTCTAAAGAAGGAGAAATCCTTGACCTTGGGGAGGAACTGGGAATTATCAAGAAAAGCGGTGCATGGTATTCTTATGGAGATATGAAAATTGGACAGGGTAGAGAAAAAGCCAGAGAATTCCTGAAAGAAAATCCTGAAATAAGGGAAGAAATAGAACAGAAAATAAGGGAGGCTATCACAGGTGGAACTTAA
- a CDS encoding bifunctional riboflavin kinase/FAD synthetase — protein MKVLTEQDLPLKEETVCTIGSFDGFHIGHTYLLEKTKEEARKTGRKSLVITFEPHPKKILYPEKAPCRITDLPTKLELLRYQNIDYVYVINFSEEYAKKSAKSFLDFLSQKLKCKKIIVGHDWRFGYGGKGCVEFASEYGKKAGFEVEVIPPIKIDSTRISSTEIRKLLKEGRVDEAEKYLGRTYCIKGKVIKGDRLGHKIGFPTINILPDNDLCLKKGVYMGYVSFDHKLYPAVINYGTRPTVDGKKTFIEAHIIGEKLEKDIKEVKIFFKRFIREEKKFNNIQELQKQIKNDIQKAINALEVKT, from the coding sequence ATGAAAGTTCTCACGGAACAGGATTTACCCTTAAAGGAAGAAACTGTATGCACAATAGGAAGTTTTGATGGTTTTCATATTGGACATACTTATCTGCTTGAAAAAACTAAGGAAGAAGCAAGAAAAACAGGAAGGAAATCTCTGGTAATTACATTTGAGCCACATCCAAAAAAGATTTTATATCCGGAAAAGGCTCCCTGCCGTATAACAGACTTACCTACAAAATTAGAGCTTTTGAGATATCAAAATATAGATTATGTTTATGTAATAAATTTTTCAGAGGAATATGCAAAAAAATCTGCAAAATCATTTTTAGATTTTCTGTCTCAAAAACTTAAATGCAAAAAGATTATCGTTGGTCATGACTGGCGTTTCGGTTATGGTGGAAAAGGTTGTGTGGAATTTGCATCAGAATATGGAAAAAAAGCAGGTTTTGAAGTTGAAGTAATCCCTCCTATAAAAATTGACAGCACCAGAATAAGCAGCACAGAAATCAGAAAACTTCTAAAAGAAGGTAGAGTAGATGAAGCAGAAAAATATCTGGGAAGAACTTACTGTATAAAAGGTAAAGTAATTAAAGGGGATAGACTTGGACACAAAATAGGATTTCCTACAATAAATATCCTTCCTGATAATGATTTATGCCTGAAAAAAGGTGTTTATATGGGATATGTATCCTTTGACCACAAACTTTACCCAGCAGTTATAAACTATGGAACAAGGCCAACTGTTGATGGAAAGAAAACATTTATAGAAGCTCACATTATAGGCGAAAAATTAGAAAAAGATATAAAAGAAGTAAAGATATTTTTTAAAAGATTTATCAGAGAAGAAAAAAAATTCAACAACATCCAGGAGCTTCAAAAACAGATTAAAAATGACATACAGAAAGCAATTAACGCATTAGAGGTAAAAACATGA
- the topA gene encoding type I DNA topoisomerase, whose protein sequence is MAKSKKIVIVESPKKAREIQKFLGKEYSVKATIGHFKDLPEKEMGVDLKTFKPKFVIKSKNHKKILSELKKLAENAEVYIATDPDREGYAIGYFMYDELKKKAKEIKRAEFHEITPKHIKEVIKKAPKFEETNFGLFDAFLGRRVGDRIVGYILSPVASKEIGGRFSVGRVQSPAVRLVVEREREIQSFKPTPYYVLSAILEKNNIKFTAFYEKQRIEDKELAEKIFNDIKTEDTATVIDITKKQVKQSPKPPFTTSVLQQTANSQLRFSPEKTMMLAQDLFENGLITYHRTDSVRISDEAIKNIRKFIKEQFGEEYLPPKAKKYKSKNTQADAHEAIRITNFVPLEKQKQLVQEKGLTEDHFKLLKLIYQRTIASQMKEAIYERTTALFDIKGYRFKTTGSVLKFDGYKRLYNIEDKEETQQLPPLKKGEKLKKVDQKLEEKWTKPPPRYTEGSLVKKLEELGIGRPSTYATIMKTIKDRGYVVKEGNALKPTQAAYELIDYLDKKYHWVVDYDFTKKMEEFLDYVEQRKKDWKEFVKELYDKTQSSQKAVISKKMLNYALDLAKKHGKDISDILDNPEELKKFIDQHKETKPTEKQIAYAKSLAEKTGIELPEDVLEDKEKIKKWINKAKKEAMKTYQLSEKQKAILIKNGKEDLIDKPEKALKWLDSYFKKMRKK, encoded by the coding sequence ATGGCAAAATCAAAAAAAATAGTAATTGTAGAATCTCCAAAAAAGGCAAGGGAAATACAAAAATTTTTAGGTAAGGAGTATTCTGTTAAGGCAACAATAGGTCATTTTAAAGACCTACCAGAAAAAGAAATGGGCGTTGACCTGAAAACATTTAAACCAAAATTTGTAATAAAATCCAAAAACCATAAAAAAATACTTTCAGAGTTAAAAAAATTAGCTGAAAATGCAGAGGTTTATATAGCAACCGACCCAGATAGAGAAGGATATGCCATTGGATACTTTATGTATGATGAGCTAAAGAAGAAAGCAAAAGAGATTAAAAGGGCAGAATTCCACGAAATAACACCAAAACATATAAAAGAAGTAATAAAAAAAGCCCCTAAATTTGAAGAAACAAATTTTGGTCTGTTTGACGCATTCTTAGGTAGAAGGGTAGGGGACAGAATAGTCGGTTATATACTTTCTCCTGTAGCTTCAAAAGAAATCGGCGGTAGATTTAGCGTAGGTAGAGTTCAGTCCCCTGCTGTCAGGCTGGTGGTGGAAAGGGAAAGGGAAATTCAGTCTTTCAAACCCACCCCTTACTACGTCTTATCTGCAATCTTAGAAAAAAACAATATAAAATTCACAGCATTTTATGAAAAACAGAGAATTGAAGACAAAGAATTAGCAGAAAAGATATTCAACGATATAAAAACAGAAGATACCGCAACAGTAATTGATATAACCAAAAAACAGGTCAAACAATCCCCAAAGCCACCATTTACAACCTCTGTATTACAGCAGACAGCCAACTCACAGCTGAGATTTTCTCCTGAAAAAACAATGATGTTGGCACAGGATTTATTTGAAAACGGTCTTATTACATACCACAGAACTGACAGCGTCAGAATATCAGATGAAGCAATCAAAAATATCAGAAAGTTTATAAAAGAGCAGTTCGGAGAGGAATATTTACCTCCAAAAGCTAAAAAATACAAATCCAAAAACACACAGGCAGATGCCCACGAAGCAATAAGAATAACTAACTTTGTTCCTCTGGAAAAACAAAAACAGCTTGTTCAGGAAAAAGGCCTGACAGAAGACCATTTCAAACTGCTTAAACTGATTTATCAAAGAACAATAGCCTCACAGATGAAAGAGGCTATTTATGAAAGAACAACAGCACTGTTTGATATAAAAGGATACAGATTTAAAACCACCGGCTCTGTTCTGAAATTTGATGGATATAAAAGACTTTACAATATAGAAGATAAAGAGGAAACACAACAACTTCCACCTCTAAAAAAAGGAGAAAAGCTCAAAAAAGTTGACCAGAAACTTGAGGAAAAATGGACAAAACCCCCACCAAGATACACAGAAGGTTCACTGGTTAAGAAGCTTGAGGAACTGGGAATAGGAAGACCTTCAACTTACGCAACAATTATGAAAACAATCAAAGACAGAGGCTATGTGGTAAAAGAAGGAAATGCCCTTAAGCCTACACAGGCAGCTTATGAACTTATAGATTATCTGGACAAAAAATACCACTGGGTTGTTGATTATGATTTCACCAAAAAAATGGAAGAATTCCTTGACTATGTAGAACAAAGGAAAAAAGACTGGAAGGAATTTGTAAAAGAGCTATACGATAAAACCCAGTCCTCACAGAAAGCAGTAATATCCAAAAAGATGCTAAACTATGCCCTTGACCTTGCAAAAAAACATGGTAAAGATATATCAGACATACTTGACAACCCAGAAGAACTGAAAAAATTCATAGACCAGCACAAAGAAACAAAACCGACAGAAAAACAGATAGCATACGCAAAATCCCTTGCAGAAAAAACAGGTATTGAGCTGCCAGAAGATGTTTTAGAGGATAAAGAGAAAATCAAAAAATGGATAAACAAAGCCAAAAAAGAAGCAATGAAAACTTACCAGCTTTCTGAAAAACAAAAGGCTATATTAATTAAAAACGGGAAAGAAGACCTGATTGATAAACCGGAAAAAGCATTAAAATGGCTTGATAGTTATTTCAAAAAAATGAGAAAAAAATAA
- a CDS encoding type IV pilus twitching motility protein PilT, translating to MELNEVLTKAVESNATDIHLKIGRYPIFRINRKLVNIESFGKITEQDVVNFINQVVKSEVKKAELIKKGELDISYSIPKVSRFRVNIYRQRGTYAFAFRILKTRIPSFEELNLPPKLADIALERRGLVLVTGPTGTGKSTTLAAMIDYRNQNMEDVIITIEDPIEYVFRDKKSYIVQREIGLDTSTFSTALRAALREDPDVIMVGEMRDIETIETALRAAETGHLVFSTLHTQDAKETINRIIDMFPLEAKNHIRLMLASTLKAIISQRLIPRADREGIVPAVEILINTGAIFDAIVDPDKFEHITDLMEKGKTEYGMQTFDMAILELYNKGWISYKDALAYATNPSDLDLKIKGVSSGEYDAGLYGFDGNI from the coding sequence GTGGAACTTAATGAAGTTTTAACAAAGGCGGTTGAAAGTAATGCAACAGATATACATCTGAAAATCGGAAGATATCCGATTTTCAGGATAAACAGAAAACTGGTAAATATTGAAAGTTTTGGAAAAATAACAGAACAAGATGTTGTTAATTTTATAAATCAGGTTGTAAAAAGTGAAGTAAAAAAAGCAGAGCTGATTAAAAAAGGAGAACTTGATATATCTTATTCAATTCCAAAAGTAAGTAGGTTTAGGGTAAATATATACAGACAGAGAGGGACTTACGCTTTTGCATTCAGGATTTTAAAAACAAGAATTCCATCATTTGAAGAGCTTAACCTTCCTCCGAAACTGGCAGATATAGCCCTTGAAAGAAGAGGCCTTGTCCTTGTTACTGGTCCAACAGGAACAGGTAAGTCAACAACCCTTGCTGCAATGATTGATTACAGAAATCAAAATATGGAAGATGTTATCATTACCATTGAAGACCCAATTGAGTATGTTTTCAGAGACAAAAAATCATATATAGTTCAGAGGGAAATTGGACTTGATACCTCAACATTTTCAACAGCCCTAAGAGCAGCTCTCAGGGAAGACCCTGACGTTATCATGGTTGGTGAGATGAGGGATATTGAAACCATAGAAACTGCCCTGAGAGCAGCTGAAACCGGACACCTTGTTTTCTCTACACTTCATACACAGGATGCAAAAGAAACAATAAACAGAATTATTGATATGTTTCCACTTGAGGCTAAAAACCATATCAGGCTTATGCTTGCCTCTACACTGAAAGCAATCATATCCCAGAGATTAATTCCAAGAGCTGACAGAGAAGGCATTGTTCCAGCTGTTGAAATACTGATTAATACAGGAGCAATATTTGATGCTATTGTAGACCCTGATAAATTTGAGCATATTACAGACCTTATGGAAAAAGGAAAGACAGAATACGGAATGCAAACCTTTGATATGGCAATCTTAGAGCTTTATAACAAAGGCTGGATTTCTTACAAAGACGCCCTTGCGTATGCTACAAATCCATCAGACCTTGACCTGAAAATCAAAGGTGTATCTTCTGGAGAATATGACGCAGGTTTGTATGGTTTTGATGGAAATATTTAA
- the gatC gene encoding Asp-tRNA(Asn)/Glu-tRNA(Gln) amidotransferase subunit GatC yields the protein MIDKETVIDVAKLAKLNLTEEEIELFSKQLPEIIKFVEKLEELDTENILPFYELIQQETPMRDDIPEKGLSREEALKNAPQEKDGFFVVPRVVSAE from the coding sequence ATGATAGATAAGGAAACAGTAATTGATGTGGCGAAACTTGCAAAACTAAACCTTACAGAAGAAGAAATAGAACTGTTTTCCAAACAACTGCCAGAAATAATAAAGTTTGTAGAAAAACTTGAAGAATTAGACACAGAAAATATATTACCTTTCTATGAATTAATTCAGCAGGAAACACCTATGAGGGACGATATACCTGAAAAAGGGCTTTCAAGGGAAGAAGCCCTTAAAAATGCACCACAGGAAAAAGACGGATTTTTTGTAGTCCCAAGGGTTGTTTCAGCTGAGTAA
- a CDS encoding regulatory protein RecX, giving the protein MEKIKSVAFQLLAKKDYYRQELKQKLLKKGFNETQIDKVLDELEEKGYINDEKLLYRHKELTIQKGKSPLYLRKKLYQKGISQVDFSYEEELEAALNLLRNKYKKQKNFYDVVKFLKNRGFSYSVIQEAANKFLNEEE; this is encoded by the coding sequence ATGGAAAAAATAAAGTCTGTAGCATTTCAACTACTTGCAAAAAAGGATTATTACAGGCAAGAATTAAAACAAAAACTTTTGAAAAAAGGATTTAATGAAACTCAGATAGATAAAGTTCTGGATGAACTGGAAGAAAAAGGTTATATAAATGATGAGAAACTACTGTATAGGCATAAGGAACTTACCATACAGAAAGGAAAAAGCCCTTTATATCTCCGGAAAAAACTGTATCAGAAAGGGATATCTCAGGTAGACTTTTCTTATGAAGAAGAACTTGAAGCAGCACTCAATCTGCTTAGAAACAAATACAAAAAACAAAAAAATTTCTACGATGTAGTAAAATTTTTAAAGAATAGAGGATTTTCTTACAGTGTAATTCAGGAGGCGGCTAATAAATTTCTAAACGAGGAAGAATGA
- the rimM gene encoding ribosome maturation factor RimM (Essential for efficient processing of 16S rRNA), whose amino-acid sequence MTKEEMVIAGKIHGTHGVRGDLKIEIFPPNFKLPEIIYVKDKEGNFQPLEVEAFSRKKGLIRFKGYDDLDKAKKIKHKYFYVETSRLPKPEKDTFYEYQLIDADVIYNDKVVGKIIKVDDRLSTAYLIIKCTDEKIRHLPFINEFVKEIDVENKKIYIQPPEGWFSL is encoded by the coding sequence ATGACTAAAGAGGAAATGGTCATTGCTGGGAAAATACACGGAACACATGGGGTAAGAGGAGATTTAAAAATAGAGATATTCCCCCCTAACTTTAAACTGCCTGAAATTATTTATGTAAAAGATAAAGAAGGCAATTTTCAGCCTCTTGAAGTTGAAGCATTTTCAAGAAAAAAAGGCTTAATCAGATTTAAGGGATATGATGATTTAGATAAAGCAAAAAAAATAAAACATAAATACTTTTATGTGGAAACATCCAGACTTCCAAAACCTGAAAAAGATACATTCTACGAATACCAGCTTATAGATGCCGATGTTATTTATAATGACAAAGTTGTAGGAAAAATCATAAAAGTGGACGACAGATTATCAACAGCTTATCTCATTATAAAATGCACCGATGAAAAAATCAGGCATCTACCATTTATCAACGAGTTTGTGAAGGAAATAGATGTGGAAAATAAAAAAATTTATATTCAGCCACCGGAAGGCTGGTTTTCACTTTAA
- a CDS encoding tetratricopeptide repeat protein, whose amino-acid sequence MKKTAFLILVMIFSLSFASQVKVPEVTFPVEITVEKIEQKPFLQPPDKLRISQRIETQLFVEEFPPIPPYNVEPSSISLEKPSSFMGIPEENALMADAIDDFFNGKYLSARDKLIKLLKKYPDVKFKTEAKYLLGLVYYKLGEKEKALKQFENTCKTEETSPIRDKACLSAAILLLDYGKIKEADQLLKNAETPDENFLFWHGVIFAHNKKYKEAFNLIKDVKCENLNVEFIDYCKYMKGYLYFANKQFEKAVETLNEIKSPDYWRHILLIKGFSYLRLGDYAKAESYFKKYLEGYGTATPMAAYAIYGLGIIDLKKGNIKSALEKAGVLETRDKTLAQNLYIKIAEILSDKGDFETAFVLLQKSALTGGKYVEYLKKKLAITAYNSGKYRYAFLMFKSINQPEFDLYAGYALLKLDRPQEAAKYIEKALDGLTDPEKKLQALKYLADIYFQLKQYKKYLQVVKEISQYDEDYARDLLGWYFFIKKEYKKAYQAFKDPYLKAISAFNAGLLDEALQIAQKINDRKSKLLIAYIFIKKQQPELARKVLEELSQGDDEIAQKASYLYAYTYFLQGDYLTAAQEFENFANRYPDTKLGKQAILRMANSYYNAGETEKAREIYRQFIEKYADSPEAIDAAYQLTLLEMKNSKDTDVATQIKKFIEKYPDYPFVNLLKIQLADYYLSKGKFDEAEKLYSQIIEQDIKESDYALYKLGYLYYLKNDYPDAINTLRQYLEKYPQGEYSLNAKSLLVKIYIKQKDLKKAIEVLKQMPDTDENRYQLAILYYKLGDLTQAKSYFEDLYTRFPKYRNDIAYYLAKIQLKLGYPQLAKKYLKEAVNGSDYNHVAESYYLLGLIYQQEGNLEKALNNFVNVVYLYPEAKEFVIKARIKAAEIMKSKGHKQEAACMLKPLKKYNLSPPLQQKLKQLQQGLPQCR is encoded by the coding sequence ATGAAAAAAACAGCTTTTTTAATATTAGTTATGATATTTAGTCTATCTTTTGCTTCACAGGTAAAAGTCCCGGAAGTTACATTTCCAGTGGAAATAACCGTTGAAAAAATAGAACAAAAACCTTTTCTGCAACCTCCAGACAAACTGAGAATAAGCCAGAGAATAGAAACCCAGTTATTTGTTGAAGAATTCCCACCAATTCCCCCTTACAATGTGGAACCCTCATCAATCTCTCTTGAAAAACCGTCCTCATTTATGGGTATTCCTGAAGAAAATGCCCTTATGGCTGATGCTATAGATGATTTCTTTAACGGAAAATATTTATCAGCAAGGGATAAGCTGATAAAACTACTGAAAAAATACCCAGATGTAAAATTTAAAACAGAAGCCAAATATCTTCTTGGTCTTGTGTATTACAAACTTGGTGAAAAAGAAAAAGCCCTAAAACAGTTTGAAAATACCTGTAAAACAGAAGAAACAAGCCCAATCAGAGACAAAGCCTGTTTATCTGCTGCAATACTATTACTGGACTACGGAAAAATAAAAGAAGCTGACCAGCTCCTCAAAAATGCAGAAACCCCTGATGAAAACTTTCTGTTCTGGCACGGAGTAATATTTGCCCATAACAAGAAATATAAAGAAGCATTTAATCTGATTAAAGATGTTAAATGTGAAAATCTGAATGTTGAGTTTATAGATTACTGCAAATATATGAAGGGTTATCTCTATTTTGCCAATAAACAGTTTGAAAAGGCAGTTGAGACATTAAACGAGATTAAATCCCCTGATTACTGGAGACATATTCTCCTGATAAAAGGTTTCTCCTATTTACGTCTGGGAGATTATGCAAAGGCAGAAAGCTATTTCAAAAAATATCTTGAAGGATACGGCACTGCCACCCCAATGGCAGCCTATGCGATTTATGGCCTTGGGATAATAGACCTGAAAAAAGGTAATATCAAGTCAGCCCTTGAAAAAGCAGGTGTCCTTGAAACAAGAGATAAAACCCTTGCACAAAATTTATACATAAAAATAGCAGAAATTCTATCTGACAAAGGAGATTTTGAAACAGCCTTTGTCCTCCTCCAAAAATCTGCATTAACAGGTGGAAAGTATGTTGAATATCTCAAGAAAAAGCTTGCTATAACTGCCTATAACTCAGGCAAATACAGATATGCATTCTTGATGTTTAAATCCATAAACCAGCCAGAGTTTGACCTTTATGCAGGATATGCCCTCCTGAAGTTAGACAGACCACAGGAAGCAGCAAAATACATAGAAAAGGCATTAGACGGACTGACAGACCCAGAGAAAAAGCTGCAGGCACTAAAATACCTTGCAGATATATACTTCCAGCTTAAACAATACAAAAAATATCTACAGGTTGTAAAAGAGATAAGCCAGTATGACGAGGATTACGCGAGAGATTTACTGGGATGGTACTTCTTTATTAAAAAAGAATATAAAAAAGCATATCAAGCCTTTAAAGACCCATATCTAAAGGCAATATCAGCTTTCAATGCAGGACTTCTTGATGAAGCCCTCCAGATAGCCCAGAAAATCAATGACAGAAAAAGCAAACTCCTGATTGCCTACATATTCATCAAAAAACAACAACCTGAACTGGCCAGAAAAGTGCTGGAAGAATTATCTCAAGGAGATGATGAGATAGCCCAGAAAGCAAGCTATTTATATGCCTATACATACTTTTTACAGGGAGATTACCTTACAGCTGCACAGGAGTTTGAAAACTTTGCAAACAGATACCCAGATACAAAGCTTGGAAAGCAGGCAATTCTCAGAATGGCAAATAGCTATTACAATGCAGGAGAAACCGAAAAAGCAAGGGAGATATACAGGCAGTTTATTGAGAAATATGCAGATAGTCCTGAGGCTATAGATGCTGCTTACCAGTTAACACTCCTTGAGATGAAAAATTCAAAAGATACGGATGTGGCAACCCAGATTAAGAAATTTATTGAAAAATATCCGGATTACCCATTTGTAAATCTTCTTAAAATTCAGCTTGCAGACTATTACCTTAGCAAAGGGAAATTTGACGAGGCTGAGAAGTTATACTCCCAGATTATAGAACAGGATATCAAAGAAAGTGATTACGCCCTTTATAAGCTGGGATATCTCTACTACCTGAAAAATGATTATCCTGATGCGATTAACACCCTCAGACAGTATCTGGAAAAATATCCACAGGGTGAGTATTCCCTGAATGCAAAATCCCTATTGGTGAAAATTTATATTAAACAAAAAGACCTGAAAAAAGCCATTGAAGTCCTTAAACAGATGCCAGATACAGATGAAAACAGATATCAACTTGCAATTTTATACTACAAATTAGGGGATTTAACACAGGCAAAAAGCTATTTTGAAGACCTTTACACCAGATTTCCTAAATACAGAAATGATATAGCCTACTATCTGGCAAAAATCCAGCTAAAACTGGGATATCCACAACTTGCTAAAAAATATCTAAAAGAAGCTGTAAATGGCTCAGATTACAACCATGTAGCAGAAAGTTATTATCTCCTTGGGCTGATATACCAGCAGGAAGGTAATCTGGAAAAAGCCCTTAACAATTTTGTAAATGTGGTTTATCTTTATCCTGAAGCTAAGGAATTTGTGATAAAGGCCAGAATTAAAGCAGCCGAAATAATGAAAAGTAAAGGTCATAAACAGGAAGCCGCATGTATGCTGAAACCTCTTAAAAAATATAACCTCAGCCCTCCCCTGCAACAAAAGTTAAAACAACTACAACAAGGGCTTCCCCAATGTAGATAA
- a CDS encoding MotA/TolQ/ExbB proton channel family protein yields MEYIIQVFQKGGPIMYPLLFLGILAIAFIIERLYSLSSRKTFPVRKLEEISFYIQEGRFAEAITIAKNTNSVATALVAGVLEAYIKGRKDEEQLKTVAEEIARAEIPKLEGYINAIGAIAAIAPLLGFLGTVVGMIQVFEALSVEGLSNPQVLSSGISQALITTAFGLSIAIPTLAAYWYFRSKLSFIVSQMENLAIELIYQLTELSNKEGK; encoded by the coding sequence ATGGAATATATAATTCAAGTTTTCCAGAAAGGTGGACCTATAATGTATCCCCTTCTATTTCTGGGGATACTGGCAATAGCATTTATTATTGAACGGTTATACTCCCTTTCCTCAAGGAAAACCTTTCCTGTCAGAAAATTAGAAGAAATATCCTTTTACATACAGGAAGGTAGATTTGCAGAAGCAATAACAATAGCTAAAAATACAAACTCTGTGGCAACAGCCCTTGTAGCTGGAGTTCTGGAAGCATACATAAAAGGAAGAAAAGACGAAGAACAGCTTAAAACTGTTGCAGAGGAAATTGCAAGGGCTGAAATTCCTAAACTTGAAGGATATATAAATGCAATAGGAGCTATTGCTGCCATAGCCCCATTACTTGGTTTCCTTGGAACAGTTGTCGGTATGATACAGGTTTTTGAAGCACTATCTGTTGAAGGACTTTCAAATCCACAGGTGTTATCCTCAGGAATATCACAGGCATTGATAACCACGGCTTTTGGTCTTTCTATTGCCATTCCAACCCTTGCAGCCTACTGGTATTTCAGGTCTAAATTATCATTTATTGTTTCCCAGATGGAAAATCTTGCTATAGAGCTTATATATCAACTTACAGAACTTTCCAATAAGGAAGGTAAGTAA
- a CDS encoding biopolymer transporter ExbD, translated as MNFRKYMKTQDTGFVVDMTALVDIAFIIILFLGIVSTLAPISSINVELPQATAEKTSIEPVKIFVDKDGNYYIGSQKVTDAEIVQFLKSKNAKSLVVIADRRVEYGKVVHLMDIAKQNGVEEINIATRRGGQ; from the coding sequence ATGAATTTTAGAAAATATATGAAAACACAGGATACAGGCTTTGTTGTTGATATGACAGCTCTTGTTGATATTGCCTTTATAATTATATTATTTCTGGGAATAGTAAGCACACTTGCTCCAATATCATCAATAAATGTGGAACTACCACAGGCAACAGCAGAAAAAACATCAATAGAACCTGTAAAGATATTTGTTGATAAAGATGGAAATTACTATATTGGCAGTCAAAAAGTAACAGACGCAGAAATTGTCCAGTTTCTAAAATCAAAAAATGCAAAATCCCTTGTGGTTATAGCTGACAGAAGAGTTGAATATGGTAAAGTTGTGCATCTAATGGATATTGCAAAACAAAATGGCGTAGAAGAAATAAATATAGCCACAAGGAGAGGTGGACAGTAA